The following proteins are encoded in a genomic region of Paenibacillus sp. FSL R7-0273:
- a CDS encoding M20 family metallopeptidase, with translation MTDWKSKILQAIDDEQDQLLELCSQLIRFPSENPPGDSRDISAFIISYLKEAGIDTSIHPATDTMLNLVSTLSSGADEPSGKNLIFCGHTDVVPAGDRSRWEFDPFCGDIVDGYLLGRGASDMKAGLAGLIYATTLLAKLGVPLKGDLSLLIVPDEETGGHLGVPWVLERGLISGTAAVIAEPSGPLNPTIGQKGSCWFEFTVEGTPGHGSLSPVVGDSAIVKAAKGIEALQRLWDIKPDIPEEVKEIIRISQDYVKQREEYGEVAYQVFDHVTVNIGTIQGGTKVNVVADRCTIQVDSRVPFGVDYRDVLDRARSLLLEAGIESEVKGFGFQGNANWTAPEEPVVSDLVQSICEVSGEEAYGVLQWASSDARHFRTHNIPVLQYGPAELSTIHNFNEKAPVWQIIQCAKVYALTALKYLGVEESE, from the coding sequence ATGACAGACTGGAAAAGCAAGATACTGCAGGCGATTGACGATGAGCAGGACCAGCTACTGGAGCTGTGCTCACAGCTAATCCGTTTTCCTTCGGAGAACCCGCCGGGCGATTCGCGCGACATCAGTGCTTTTATTATCAGCTATTTAAAAGAGGCCGGGATCGACACGAGCATTCATCCGGCGACCGATACGATGCTTAATCTCGTTTCTACTCTGAGTTCGGGAGCAGATGAGCCGTCCGGCAAAAATCTCATTTTCTGCGGCCACACCGACGTTGTTCCTGCCGGTGACCGCTCCCGCTGGGAGTTTGATCCGTTCTGCGGCGATATTGTTGACGGTTATCTGCTCGGCAGAGGCGCTTCCGATATGAAGGCCGGGCTAGCCGGACTGATCTACGCAACAACCCTGCTGGCCAAGCTGGGTGTTCCGCTAAAAGGCGACCTGTCACTGCTGATCGTGCCGGACGAGGAAACAGGCGGCCATCTGGGTGTGCCGTGGGTGCTGGAGCGCGGGCTGATCTCTGGAACGGCAGCGGTTATCGCCGAGCCGTCCGGTCCGCTGAATCCGACTATCGGGCAGAAGGGCAGCTGCTGGTTCGAATTCACTGTTGAAGGCACGCCGGGCCACGGCAGCCTGTCACCGGTCGTCGGGGATAGCGCGATCGTTAAGGCTGCCAAAGGAATCGAGGCGCTGCAGCGCCTGTGGGACATCAAGCCGGATATTCCGGAGGAAGTCAAGGAGATCATCCGCATCTCGCAGGACTATGTGAAGCAGCGCGAAGAATACGGTGAAGTTGCTTACCAGGTGTTCGATCATGTAACAGTGAACATCGGGACGATTCAGGGCGGAACCAAAGTGAACGTTGTGGCGGACCGCTGCACGATCCAAGTCGATTCCCGAGTACCGTTCGGTGTAGATTACCGTGATGTGCTGGACCGTGCCCGGTCCCTGCTGCTTGAAGCTGGCATTGAATCCGAGGTAAAAGGCTTCGGCTTCCAGGGCAACGCCAACTGGACAGCTCCCGAGGAGCCGGTTGTCAGCGATCTGGTACAGAGCATCTGCGAAGTCAGCGGAGAGGAAGCCTACGGTGTACTGCAATGGGCTTCAAGCGATGCGCGTCATTTCCGGACCCATAACATTCCCGTGCTGCAATACGGACCGGCCGAGCTGTCAACCATCCATAACTTCAATGAAAAAGCGCCGGTCTGGCAGATCATCCAGTGCGCCAAAGTCTATGCGCTCACTGCTCTTAAATATCTGGGTGTGGAAGAAAGCGAATAA
- a CDS encoding ABC transporter permease: MSTAAHSSHSSHSSQGKPAKPAAAAKPRTLWSLLLRNRLAAIGLTFILIWTVIAIIAPWIAPHDPYATNMANKLQAPSASHWFGTDNFGRDILSRVLYGARISIWTGLIAVGISFVIGVPLGGIAAYYGGRTGTIIMRLMDILLSFPSLVLSMAIAASIGAGLTSAMIAVGIVGIPEFARLMFGQTVSLREKEYIEASRAIGVKNTVILYRHILPNALAPLMVQATLGMGFAILTASSLSFLGLGVKPPIAEWGAMISEGREYIISGQWWLVTFPGLSIATSILGFNLLGDGFRDVLDPRLRSGK; encoded by the coding sequence TTGAGCACTGCAGCACATTCATCGCATTCATCGCATTCATCACAGGGTAAACCGGCGAAGCCGGCAGCTGCGGCCAAGCCCAGAACCTTATGGTCCCTGCTGCTGCGTAACCGGCTTGCCGCCATCGGGCTGACCTTTATTCTAATCTGGACGGTCATCGCCATTATCGCCCCGTGGATTGCCCCGCATGATCCTTATGCGACCAATATGGCGAACAAGCTTCAGGCGCCTTCGGCCAGCCACTGGTTCGGAACCGACAATTTCGGCCGGGATATTCTCAGCCGGGTGCTCTACGGAGCCAGAATCAGTATCTGGACCGGTCTGATTGCGGTCGGCATCTCCTTCGTAATCGGTGTGCCGCTCGGCGGAATTGCCGCTTACTATGGCGGCCGCACCGGTACCATTATTATGCGCCTGATGGACATCCTGCTGTCCTTCCCGTCGCTGGTCCTGTCCATGGCGATTGCCGCTTCGATCGGAGCCGGCCTGACCAGTGCGATGATTGCCGTCGGGATCGTCGGCATTCCGGAATTTGCCCGGCTGATGTTCGGGCAGACGGTCTCACTCCGCGAGAAGGAGTATATTGAAGCAAGCCGGGCAATCGGCGTGAAAAATACAGTCATCCTGTACCGCCACATTTTGCCGAATGCCCTTGCACCACTGATGGTGCAGGCAACGCTCGGGATGGGCTTTGCCATCCTGACAGCCTCCAGTCTCAGCTTTCTCGGGCTTGGCGTTAAGCCGCCGATAGCCGAGTGGGGCGCGATGATCTCCGAAGGCCGGGAATACATTATTTCCGGGCAATGGTGGCTGGTTACTTTTCCGGGACTGTCCATTGCCACTTCAATCTTAGGCTTTAACCTGCTCGGTGACGGCTTCCGAGATGTGCTTGACCCGCGGTTGCGTTCGGGCAAATAA
- a CDS encoding ABC transporter substrate-binding protein: MKRFKLMSTLVAFSIMLAGCASSANPTNPASTAATGNTGTAAAVKSNLTVAYSEGGTTLDPAEANDLTSDTLVLAAYDQLVTYGIKTEDGANIANTEDIQPMLAESWEVSDDNTVYTFKLKQGVTFQSGNPVDAEAVAYSFDRVANSSSGSFLYGMAAIKSVAVVDDSTVEVTLTNANHNFLQIIAMYTFSIVDQKTVEAQGADYLKTNAAGSGPFTLEKWDPATEAVFTANESYWQGAPSLSKVTMKFTKEASNRVLLLDKGDVDMAIEIPPKDVASLQSNTDLTVASNASNRILFFAMNNNVKPFDNVKVRQAINYAIPYDELLSGVMYGQAKQMKSSVASNTPGFTDAGFVYEHNLDKAKELLAEAGYADGFTFDFTLGSGFDDWEDDAVLIQAELAKIGVTMNINKLARAQFLEQQKTNNLTSYISKWTSFVNDPGYHLGFLLYGKGSSNYINYSNAEVDKLWEEANVETDAAKRTTLYEQAQEIITTEAPWAYLYEYNRIVGMSNKISGYAFYPDEVIRFYPLSFEQ, encoded by the coding sequence ATGAAAAGATTCAAACTGATGTCCACGCTCGTCGCTTTTTCCATTATGCTCGCCGGCTGCGCAAGCAGCGCCAATCCTACGAATCCCGCTTCCACAGCGGCTACAGGGAACACAGGAACGGCTGCTGCTGTCAAAAGCAACCTGACGGTTGCCTATTCCGAAGGCGGCACTACGCTTGATCCGGCAGAAGCCAATGACCTTACCTCCGATACTCTCGTGCTTGCCGCATATGATCAGCTGGTCACCTACGGCATCAAAACCGAAGACGGCGCTAACATCGCCAACACCGAAGACATCCAGCCGATGCTGGCTGAGAGCTGGGAAGTATCGGATGACAATACTGTATACACATTCAAGCTGAAGCAGGGCGTGACGTTTCAAAGCGGTAATCCGGTGGATGCCGAGGCGGTTGCGTACTCTTTTGACCGTGTAGCGAACTCAAGCTCCGGCAGCTTCCTTTATGGAATGGCCGCAATTAAATCCGTAGCTGTAGTGGATGATTCCACCGTTGAAGTTACACTGACTAACGCCAATCATAATTTCCTGCAGATCATCGCCATGTACACCTTCTCCATTGTGGATCAAAAGACTGTAGAAGCACAGGGGGCCGACTACCTCAAGACCAATGCAGCAGGCTCCGGCCCGTTCACGCTTGAGAAATGGGACCCGGCAACAGAAGCGGTCTTTACCGCTAACGAGTCCTACTGGCAGGGTGCGCCAAGCCTCAGCAAGGTTACTATGAAGTTCACCAAGGAAGCCTCCAACCGTGTGCTGCTGCTCGATAAAGGTGATGTGGACATGGCGATCGAGATTCCTCCTAAGGACGTAGCTTCCCTCCAGAGCAACACGGACCTGACGGTCGCTTCCAATGCAAGCAACCGGATTCTGTTCTTCGCAATGAACAACAACGTGAAGCCTTTTGACAACGTAAAAGTCCGCCAGGCGATCAATTACGCCATCCCTTACGATGAGCTGCTGAGCGGCGTTATGTACGGACAAGCCAAGCAGATGAAAAGCTCTGTAGCGAGCAACACGCCGGGCTTCACCGATGCAGGCTTCGTCTACGAGCATAACCTTGATAAAGCAAAAGAGCTGCTGGCTGAAGCCGGATATGCTGACGGCTTTACCTTTGACTTCACGCTGGGCTCCGGCTTCGACGACTGGGAGGATGATGCGGTACTGATTCAGGCTGAGCTGGCCAAAATCGGTGTAACGATGAACATCAACAAGCTGGCCCGTGCCCAGTTCCTGGAGCAGCAGAAAACAAATAACCTGACCTCTTACATCTCGAAATGGACATCGTTTGTTAATGACCCTGGCTACCACCTCGGCTTCCTGCTCTATGGCAAAGGCTCTTCTAACTACATCAACTACAGTAATGCAGAAGTAGACAAGCTGTGGGAAGAAGCAAACGTTGAGACAGATGCTGCCAAACGGACAACGCTCTACGAGCAGGCACAGGAGATTATTACAACCGAAGCGCCTTGGGCGTACCTGTACGAATATAACCGCATTGTCGGCATGAGCAATAAGATCAGCGGCTATGCGTTCTATCCGGATGAAGTAATCCGCTTCTACCCGCTGTCGTTTGAACAATAA
- a CDS encoding ABC transporter permease: protein MFAYTLKRLAQMVPTLLGIIVITFILSRVLPGDPAIMLAGEQAPDEIVDKIRQDMGLDKPLYIQFFSYIGQLLKGDIGYAYHTGHSVASDLATRFPATIELTLASILIAILVAIPVGIVAATKKESVLDHISRVFSLIGACVPIFWLGLMFIYIFYSILGWAPAPMGRISGDLNPPVHLTGLYVLDSILSGDIIALKSSLAHLLLPAICLSTGTMAIVARMTRSSMLEVVDQDFVRTARAKGLRESAVVYKHALVNALIPTLTVLGLQFGFLMGGAVITETIFSWPGIGGYVTDSILAADYAPIQAFTLVSAVLYCAINLAVDLIYGFIDPRIRYE, encoded by the coding sequence TTGTTTGCTTACACATTAAAAAGACTGGCACAGATGGTTCCGACCCTGCTCGGAATTATCGTCATCACCTTCATCCTTTCAAGAGTACTGCCTGGTGATCCTGCTATTATGCTGGCGGGGGAGCAAGCCCCGGATGAAATTGTGGACAAGATCCGCCAGGATATGGGGCTGGACAAGCCGCTGTATATTCAGTTCTTTTCCTACATCGGGCAGCTGCTCAAAGGGGATATCGGCTACGCATACCATACCGGGCATTCGGTAGCCAGCGATTTGGCCACACGTTTTCCGGCCACAATTGAACTGACACTGGCCAGCATACTGATCGCGATTCTGGTGGCTATCCCCGTCGGGATTGTAGCTGCTACCAAAAAGGAATCGGTTCTGGATCATATCTCCCGGGTGTTCTCACTGATCGGAGCCTGTGTGCCGATTTTCTGGCTGGGCCTCATGTTCATTTATATCTTTTATTCCATCCTCGGCTGGGCGCCGGCACCGATGGGCCGCATTAGCGGCGATCTCAACCCTCCAGTGCATCTGACGGGATTGTACGTGCTGGACAGTATCCTGTCCGGAGACATCATCGCTTTAAAAAGCAGTCTGGCCCACCTTCTGCTCCCGGCGATCTGCCTCAGCACCGGCACCATGGCCATTGTGGCCCGTATGACCCGCTCCAGCATGCTGGAGGTGGTGGATCAGGATTTTGTCCGCACTGCACGGGCCAAAGGCTTGCGTGAATCAGCTGTCGTGTACAAGCATGCACTGGTTAATGCGCTGATTCCTACATTAACTGTACTCGGACTGCAGTTCGGCTTTCTGATGGGGGGAGCGGTTATTACGGAGACGATCTTCTCCTGGCCGGGAATCGGCGGTTACGTTACGGATTCCATTCTGGCTGCGGATTATGCGCCGATCCAAGCGTTTACCCTGGTCAGTGCCGTGCTCTATTGTGCAATTAACCTGGCTGTCGATCTGATCTACGGCTTCATTGATCCACGGATCCGCTATGAATAG
- a CDS encoding PucR family transcriptional regulator translates to MKTRGITLRELMQLSVLGKARVVSGEQGLDRVVRFVDIMEVPDLKGWISEGVMLLTTAYSIRHDPSLLAELIYTLDNLGAAALAIKPARFLKEIPQSAIDASNDCGLPIVEIPPEIPYTDITQPVTELLLGRQAMLLRRAEEVYRTLTTMVLENSGIQAVTDNVAEFLKAPVALVDPERKIIVSSPADYEWQQESVPLNWSIHVDRRTVAKLLVDKERLDDMEEVGIEQARLVFALELMRRKVAEDTEFRLRGNFIDELLTPPLPTRHEVERRARQLGMNPEHKWEVAVIEGETAPSEETVNRLLEQEAKKRGVAPHAEYRSSRAVLFLPTQEGRKLTAAEDIQESWSKTLEGWLLDKSNGLTNYRTGVGTPEYLWDIYTSYNEARKALSVSRRLGQGTGSVTRYEEMEVYHLLEGLGGPGFERLFERKLGKLLQYDQEHDSNMLLTFYHYLECRGSLIDTANSLYIHRNSVKYRLERIRDITGFDLNDPREQFVCHLCLIYYYLQEK, encoded by the coding sequence TTGAAGACACGTGGAATAACATTAAGAGAACTAATGCAGCTGTCCGTGCTCGGCAAGGCGAGGGTAGTGAGCGGTGAGCAGGGGCTGGACCGGGTGGTCCGGTTTGTAGACATCATGGAGGTTCCTGACCTGAAAGGCTGGATCAGCGAAGGGGTTATGCTGCTGACAACTGCCTACTCCATCCGTCATGACCCTTCGCTGCTGGCGGAGCTGATCTATACGCTGGATAATCTGGGCGCGGCGGCACTGGCGATTAAGCCGGCCCGGTTCCTGAAGGAGATTCCGCAAAGTGCAATTGATGCCAGCAATGATTGCGGTCTGCCGATTGTGGAGATTCCCCCGGAGATACCCTATACGGACATCACCCAGCCCGTAACGGAGCTGCTGCTCGGCAGACAGGCGATGCTGCTTCGCCGGGCGGAGGAGGTCTACCGCACTCTGACAACGATGGTACTGGAGAATAGCGGCATCCAGGCGGTAACCGACAATGTGGCAGAGTTTCTGAAGGCACCGGTGGCGCTGGTTGATCCGGAGCGGAAGATTATCGTCTCCTCCCCGGCAGATTATGAATGGCAGCAGGAGTCTGTGCCGCTGAACTGGAGTATCCATGTGGACCGGCGTACGGTAGCCAAGCTGCTGGTGGATAAGGAACGGCTGGATGACATGGAGGAAGTGGGGATTGAACAGGCCCGGCTGGTGTTCGCGCTTGAGCTGATGCGCCGAAAGGTCGCCGAGGATACGGAATTCCGGCTGCGCGGCAATTTCATCGATGAGCTGCTGACCCCGCCGCTGCCTACGCGCCATGAGGTGGAGCGTCGGGCAAGGCAGCTGGGTATGAACCCTGAGCACAAATGGGAGGTAGCAGTCATTGAGGGGGAGACGGCCCCCAGCGAGGAGACGGTGAACCGTCTGCTGGAACAGGAAGCGAAGAAACGCGGCGTCGCCCCCCATGCCGAGTACCGTTCCAGCAGAGCTGTGCTGTTCCTGCCGACGCAGGAGGGACGTAAGCTTACCGCCGCTGAAGATATACAGGAATCGTGGTCCAAGACGCTGGAGGGCTGGCTGCTTGACAAAAGCAACGGCCTCACCAATTACCGGACCGGCGTCGGCACCCCGGAATACCTGTGGGACATTTATACCAGCTACAACGAAGCGCGTAAGGCGCTGTCTGTCTCAAGACGGCTGGGGCAGGGCACGGGCAGCGTCACCCGCTACGAGGAGATGGAAGTGTATCACCTGCTCGAAGGGCTTGGCGGACCGGGCTTTGAGCGCCTGTTCGAGCGCAAGCTGGGCAAGCTGCTGCAGTATGACCAGGAGCATGACAGCAACATGCTGCTGACGTTCTATCATTATCTGGAGTGCCGGGGAAGTCTGATTGATACCGCCAACAGCTTGTACATACACCGCAATTCGGTTAAATACCGGCTGGAGCGGATCCGTGACATAACAGGGTTTGATCTGAATGATCCGCGTGAGCAGTTTGTCTGCCATTTGTGCCTGATCTACTACTATCTGCAGGAAAAATAG
- a CDS encoding aspartate/glutamate racemase family protein — MLGMIRVITLEDEPAVRLHGALVEQRFGLPVLSRCIPDQPRGVYNEETEAESVPKIIELARQLEAEGCTAIGISCAADPALLEARAAVKVPVFGAGSCAAHLALTCSSRIGVLTILTEVPPFIRSILGDAYIGMDRPDGVTTTLDLGTPAGRAGALAGAARLVERGADALVLACTGFATIGLAAELEEKLGIRAFDPILSLGAAAASAASLPDIVRR, encoded by the coding sequence ATGCTTGGAATGATACGTGTGATTACGCTGGAGGACGAGCCGGCAGTCCGGCTGCACGGTGCGCTGGTTGAGCAACGGTTCGGCCTGCCGGTGCTCAGCCGCTGTATTCCGGATCAGCCCCGGGGTGTATACAATGAGGAGACGGAGGCAGAGTCGGTGCCGAAGATCATTGAGCTTGCCCGGCAGCTTGAAGCAGAGGGCTGTACAGCAATCGGCATCAGCTGTGCTGCTGACCCTGCGCTGCTGGAAGCAAGGGCAGCCGTTAAGGTTCCAGTATTTGGCGCTGGCTCCTGCGCTGCCCATCTTGCACTGACCTGCAGCAGCAGGATTGGCGTTCTGACGATCCTTACGGAGGTTCCGCCGTTCATCCGCAGTATTCTGGGTGATGCCTATATCGGCATGGACCGCCCGGACGGCGTAACGACGACGCTGGACCTCGGTACGCCAGCCGGGCGGGCCGGTGCCCTTGCCGGAGCAGCGCGGCTCGTCGAGCGCGGAGCCGATGCGCTGGTGCTGGCGTGTACCGGCTTCGCCACCATCGGGCTTGCCGCCGAGCTGGAGGAGAAGCTCGGCATCCGCGCATTCGACCCGATTCTGTCTCTCGGCGCAGCCGCGGCCTCTGCCGCATCCCTGCCGGACATTGTGCGGCGCTGA